A region of the Hydra vulgaris chromosome 12, alternate assembly HydraT2T_AEP genome:
gaaaaaatgaccttttaaactaaaaatgaaaaaagtttatttttttgataatattttcaaaaaaaatcttaaataataatttttttataaaataattgttatttttgaaacttttataaaattttgcttcttttgaaacccaacatgacatacttttaaaaaacttcttttttatataatattagggacccattaaaattttaaaggtcTGGAGGCACCTCAAGAAAATTTCCTAGAGCATTGATATTTATCCAGAGTATTTCTGAAATGAATAGACAACTTTTGCACACTTAGGCTAAatgaattgtaaaaaaaaataaaattcactccaccctaatgtatatatgtctatgtgtatatatgtgtctATATGTCTAACTTTACCAAAGTAAAGcctgattttgttttgacagtttattttttttttatagatacaCACTTAGGTGTACAAGCTGACTTTAAGTGATGGACTCTGTAATTGAATGAACCTTGACAAGATTTTATCTCTGTGGAATGCTTATAATTGTGATTTCAATATTCAATAAAGCAAAAGGTATATGTTTTgaagtatattttaaacaagATCTATGTGTACAATATAATAttgcatgtttaaaaaactatagagCTCTATTGAatctttatttaacttaaacatTCTTAGCTAATCAACAATCTAGTTTgacaataaagtaaaaaaaaataataacaatttagtcaaaaaaaaatttttttgagcagCTTAATGTAGATTGATAGTAGAATACTCAGCTAACAATCATGAGGTTTCAAGTTCAAATCCACCATACACCTCTGGAGGGTGGTACCCTTCACCTGTTTCTCCATTCAGTGGTCTTTTTAAcgaggtttgtgtttcagagttgaACATTAAGAgagttgcaaataaaattagaaaaattaaaaaaaaaaagagtagcctTCTCAAACTGTAGTAGCTCTGGAgtcttggggaggtgaatttgataaataaaaacaactaaacaataaattattttattatgcaaaCTTGTTAGCAAgagtaaacaaataattttgagcTAAAATGTTgtgtaacaaattattttttttttatagcaagtAACTAACATATTAGCTTTAAGCCTAAAGTTATAAtttgaagtaaataaatttactttgagcaaaatacaaattcaaatatttaataaaagaaaacatattttgaaaagtattcTAAAAGATAGATAATAGTCTTCAAaactgtaaaatgtttttattctattatgTTGATATTTGAGTGACATCACTGCCCTATAAACAATGTGTAATgcataatgcttttttttgcatattgtatttaaaaatattatttttaattgaaaaacaatttcattataaTGAATTTCTTGAATGCCTCCTTATcagtttgaaccaaatttttaatttaaaagatatagaaagaaaaaaaacaacattttttaacatagaTTATTGGTAATGaatggaaagtttttaaattaaattctgcAAATCAAGCTAAaggtttttaatgtattttttttaacctcaaattttttttttttatatttttgttaaacatatgttttttctgtttcaaatcaaattttaaataataactttttaaagctaattttttaaaggttttaattCTATTACTAttctacaaaaattattttagtcttttctattattaataatattaactttaagaaaaaattttttttttctaaaattcctttattttttaaatagggtTTGTTGGAAGTTGCTATTTTAATgttggaataaatttttttttcaaaactcaattcttttgttttttatattttttctttaatgttattattttgattaaatttatcaaagtttatgtttaacatataattcaagtatttttttactaaagtttttCATTGTTTTAGTTACACTCAAAAATGATgcagaaaactttttaaaaattttaacagttttaaatttttatataatgaatttttaataatgagtttctctttttttattattgatgttGTTGTCACATATTAGGAGTCTTTTAACAACAACTTTTGGTACTATGATTTAATGTCAAGTTTTTATAGGTGCAAATATTCTCTTTCTGGAGTTtgctattttagattttatttaaatctatacTGAAATGATGATTTAGCCATGTTTAAACATGACCCTAGTTGAAATTTAAAAGTCATATTGTCTATATACTTATAAGCAATTGTTTTTACGAGTCGAGTCTTGATCAAAgtacagtaataaaaatatatatatttataagcaatGGTTTTAACAAATTGAGTCTTGGTCaaggtaataaaaatagttttaagcaggacaatttatttttttaaatctaaaaaacaatatgtttttgATTTGAAACTCTCATGAGACAaactattaatataaacaaaaaaagaaaaaattttcaaatgagATGGTATATTTCTGCTTTTTcataaaacttcataaaactttttttttaaaaggcaatCTTGGTTCtaagaataaaatatgaataaatatttaatataaaaataagttttttattttttatttattttttttcttttttgaggTTATGTTATCAAATGtagtttttgatttgaaaatcttgttttgttgaacaaaattaaaaaaaaaaaaacaaattaaaaaaaccagcaacttatttaaaaacagattttttggaaatattttcagtcaattttttaaaatgggcactttatttgctatttttttaagttttagttgaaatttttttgaaaatttagtttcGCTAATATTAGGACCAAGAGTTTAAGGTCCTAGAGAAACTTTATATATTCAactaagttaattttttttttactttcttgttGTAACTAAACTTGCATTTAATGTttcatttgcaaatttaaaatattaaaaaacagttttaaaattgcatAATTAACCTCAGcagttaaatgttttatttttaatacaataattagtttttacatattaagttattatagagataaatgaagttatttattaaatgttgttgttgttttttttatttcaagtgttttgcttaaataaaatcaattttaaaaaattctgaaaaatattttactctaACTTGACATTATCATctcttattattaaaatattcttttaattttcttagtATTATTACTACAATTACTatcattactatttttttttccctgtcaattattttaatagccTGCAAGTTATGATTTctacatgtttatttttaatgtatgcTCTATGTGTTTTAATCTATGTGTTTACGTTCTATGTCTTTGTGCttacttttacttatatttaataattggCATCACTCTTTTGATCAGACTTCTGTATGAGTGGCATCATCCTAATGAATCATTaacttattgttataaataatattatgctTATAACTatcattataatattattattcattgttattattgtaaacatacttattattactattactataatttgtattagttttgttttcttatatttttatagttaaaatattttacttttgttatagtaattattattgttattatttttaatattgttatttttaatgttattattattattattgttattaatactattgtaaaaatggtttttggaaaataaatagcttgtaaTAAAAGTGTACATATTTCTTTCAGTAGTTGTATTAAATAagataggtttttattttttcttgtcgacaatattcttaaaaatgatttgatttgAAAACAACTTGTATTGTTAAGTTAATGTGAAAACTACTCATTATCTCTGTATCTTTATGTAAAACcctgtaaaaagttttttttcatactttgcCTAACTTTAAGTGTAAGATAGAGGAACAGCACTATAGAAATGCACTAGAATTAGATTGAGTTTTAGTCTTCCTTATGgaccatttttataattttggttGCAATAGTTTTTAGGCTTTTGTTGTACCAATTATAATTGAATACATTTTGTAAATGTGAACTGTACAGAGTAAGCATTGTTTATGTAACCTATAAAAATTATGCTACAAATTTATAAGTCATAATTTGAGTAAGACTTTGATCCACCATATCTGCTAGCTGTTAAAATGCACTTTGGGGCATGATTAACAATATCATGCCTTGAAGTGCATTTTAACAGCTAACAGATATGGTGGATCAAAGTCTTATTTAAATTGTGACCTGaaaattttaagcataattGATCAACTTACTGAGTCTTATGATCAATAAATCATAAGTTTAGGcatttaaatcttattaaaacacAATACTAGAGTGTTGTAAACAACTTTATCAATTATTTGAAATTCTCTATTTACAAATAGAcaataaatcaagaaataaatcaCATTTAgagttttagtttataaatgctGTTCACTGGTTAGTTAATGTATTAACAGATAATTATGTGCAAATTCAGAGAGTTATTTTGACAAATTACAAAGTAATAGAAAACAAAAGGCCATTTGCTGCAACTGTCAATGATAACAGaacattaacaataaaaagaattaaaaaaaagttttgtttacatataaatgataaacttattattggttgtttttttcGCATAATTTTAAGACCTGCAGAATCTAGGTGGCTTAGCTGACCAACCTTATCtcaaaattctttattattGTTATGCAGTTAAGTAGCAAACTTAACAACATCaagtataaaagtaataaatctAGAGATTTATAATGTACTTTAAACCAGGACTAACAAATATAAGAAACTTtaaattgacataaaaaaaatctgcttatggtcattattatcattatgcttatggtcaaaaaaaaaataaaaaaaaaataaaaaaaaaaataaaaaaataaaaaaataaaaaaataaaatttccatGCTTGCAATTGATGATTTATTAATACAATCTAATGTTCTTTTTCACTTTAAAGAAAGAGTTTTTTTGGATATCTACAtttatcagaaaaaaagtttttggttaataattatttattattacagtttaacaataaataaaagtagcatttaagaaatatcttttttaatttttagatatttacacaaattattttcatgttatattttacaTAGTTACCGCTTTCTAGAGGAATTATTTATGAAacttaatcctttttttttaatataacattgtttttagtttttattttaatatatatattttattttaatgttgcaTATTTTGTTTGACTCTAtgaataaatgtatataaatattgaaattttttatgtgataCTTTATGTGATACATTAAAGTCTTGAATGaatgttaaattttgttgtattttttccATTCAAATATGCTgattatttgaaataagtagaaataaatatagattatcctttaaatttaatagaaatatatatttttgtgttgcAAGATCTATTGTTGTCAAACATGATAATTATGTGACATTATAGTTTACTTGATACTGTATTTAATTTGATGTCATTTATAAGAGATtaaatgtgtttgtttttttttgtttttttttgtattcacattaataaatacatatgtgACTTGTTGCTATTTTCTAAAACTATAGAATCTTATATAGAAATACTTGTgtggttattttttaatttcatagaTCACCAGTGCGGCTCTGTCAGTTTCtcattttaataagttataattttaaataatttttttttgagttgttaAAATATGCTACACATGgactttttatcatttaaaatgaccattttcattttttgtcatatgctttttaatttaattagtaaaaatttttaatgtttttattaaataagttatgtTTAGCTGAacatagtttatttaaataagctaTTTTTCAATTGTATCTAAATACTAAACAGTGTACCAGTTTAATATTTGATTACATTACATTATTATGATAGACTTATAATGCTACATTATTTATGTGCATTGTACAAGTCTGCATacatcaaataatatttttgttaaacatcaggtttttgaaaatgtataaaaaatagcatgacagttaatttttctttgtttgcaGTTTTTATACTAATGTAGTTATTTCTATtagactttaaaatatatatgcaaataaagGAGAAAAGTTCTTTTCTAATAGGCAAATATAATTGAGACAAATTAttgtttgtgttttgtttttttataataaactgagATTTCTTGATggtgaaaaataatattaaatttaaaaaatttttgtatcaaaacttttaatgttgtaaaaaacaaCACTAATGCATAATTTGATTGTCTGTTACTATCAAACCAAGGTTTTTGagattaaaacttattaaaagttttattagatattattaaagaatttcAAGAAGGAATTTTTCAGATCTGATGTGAATTCAATAGCTAataaatcagaatttttttttttttttttctttcttacagataaaataaaaatcagtaaaacagcaacaaaatgTTATTCTTGGTATTTTAATGatcatttacaattttattatctgagttttttatagaaataactGTATATGTCttgtattgttttaattaattattaaatgtatCCCAGTGAATAATTAGTGTTAACATTTGAAGTGTTTTTATACAAGGTGTGATATTATTTATTGCTGTTGATGACAAATTAGCAAATTTATTGGACATTTAAAAAggtaattattttcaaatactttttttgtttttctgtatATGTTTGGtgtcataactttttgttatttgtttttcacTGGTTaaggaagatttttttttaaaagttcatttatttaacttgtttttaatccTATATAACCTTGAAACCTCTGTGTTTctttgatgttgttttttttgttatcgtGTGTATGATCATATGTCAATAAAAGCTCAAAATATGTTATGCcatctattaaaaaagtttagaaataatttCTCACTCTATGAGtgacaataaatattattagttgaaaaaaattttaataattcatattaaaaatgtGTCTCCATAAATATAATAgggtaatattataatattaatatataatatatattctatttgattaaaatacggagtattttatagttattaattattaatataaaaaagtttattatgtaaAGTATGTAATATCAGTAATCTATCATTTGCTGATAAACATTTGAATGTGTCATTTTATACTTGtttaaataaacctctacattATTTCTCAATGGTTTCTCAGGAATGCATGAGAAAAAGAAACTTTACTTGTATTAATGAAGTGATTTGTGAGAAAGCACATTGAAAAGCTCTGGTAagctttacaagtttttttaaaaaaaattttgattaccaaatagtataattttttgataattttctaTACTTGCAATTGTGTTTGATGTACATTTGCTTCAatggatttttataaatagattttacTTAATAGAATACTAGATAGATAGAAACTGTGTTATTGTAAACATGTAAATACATAAGACTATATCACATAGATAAATATTGATTACTAGGTAAGtaaataacaacattattattttgaaacttaATGTTGTCGTTTAGcaatttgaagaattttttgtaGACCGTTTCCCACTGTGATATAGACATAATTTTTAACTgagaaaaaaattgtcattgaattttgataaaatttatatatgttaatgttatataacataataGATTTTACatgttattgtaaataatttttattattttaatttttttctgtgtattttttaaatagtacttttatcaataaattcaaaTGGCATTTATATGATTTAAGTTATGACAcgagacatttttattttctggggtgtttataaaaatggttattAAGGTTTGTGTACACACTCCTCTGTTGtgcaatttttgtttactttaccATTAGTTTGATAAAATGAGTATTTGTTTAGTAGCTTTAGGAAATACAAGGTAACAGTGTTGGTAAATCTTAAGTAGTTgacattgtttttaaatttaaaggaaaaatgtttaaaaaaaaatagttgtaatCTTGTAGATTCTTCTTTCCAAttatctttttagtatttttttgagaaataattttgtgtattaagataaaaatcaaaatgaaagtATTATGTCACAATAGGAAATTACAAATTACAATTAGTTGCaattatgtttaataatatatatactttcttttagaatttttgttgagttttaagACAACAAATCATATAGATAATATTCTTTGCAACCTTCAAAATCACAGTATGAATTCCACATCCAAAAAAAGCGTTCATTTTTTGGAGCCTTCTCCATTGATCCATCGTAAGATATGCAGCTATAATGAAGCCTTATCTCAAACAAAGCAAAAACACTCACAGGCTCAAGTTAGCAAGAAAGAAATTTTGTCTTCTGTTAATAAGCAGTCATTAGTTCAAATGTTTGAAACAATTGGTGacaagaaaaaaatgcaatttccCAATTCTCGTCAAAATGCATCAATAAATACTTGCCAAATAGAATCTCAAAAAAAAGTTCCATATTgtgttcaaaataataacataaataaaataaacaaacaaaaatctaactttttaaatgaatgtatAAGTTGTGAACTTATGTCTGATACAATAAACAAAGCGAGTAGAGATGTTCCTAAACTCAATGCACAAAGAGACAATGAAGAACACAGTTTAACAAGTTCTGAGTTGATCAAAGAGTTACCCAGCCAGTTGGAACCAACTAAATCACCATCTTTAACCCAAGAaagtacaaataaattaaatataaaacaaacacaATTATTAGATTCTTATGTAACTGGCCAATCAAATGAGATAGATCATAATTATCAAAGAAGCTGTTTAAGTACCAATGATACATTAAATCAAAATGAATATTtcgttaataataaaaatgttaaaactccactattttttaataaaataaacgaaaatttaaaactttcaaataatcATATTgctacaaataaaaattcaattaaaagcGAAGATAATCAAACAGTCTCCTTGAATACCGTGAAAACAAAACTAGTAGCTCCTTCATTAAAATCCATAGAACGAAATCTTGTGACTTCTTCGTTagattctgttaaaaaaaaaattgctcctACATTAgactttattaaaagaaatcacAAATCTTCTTCTTTTGACTCTGTCAAAAAATATATCGATCCTGCTTTAGactctgtaaaaaaaaaattagatattaaGACAAGTACTGATAGTAATTCACTACATTTAGATAATAACAAAGCAGATTTAAATACTCTTTACTCAACTGAGTATCAAGTTGCTAATGAAGTTGAACTTTCTCCAACAGTTAATAAAGTAGAAGATAATTATGTTGCACATCAGCAAGGTGTTGAAAATACTTTACCTGATGACAATGACACACAAAAATTGAtcgataataaaaatgaaaaagaatgtATTTTACCATCTAGGTATAGTTCTTTTGATAATTGTGAAAGaactattttaaacaaaactgtattagaagaaaattttatttgtgataataaatctaaaattataaacagtACACAACTGGAGAAAATGTCTGACAATTTCATTCAAGACCTTAATAATAACCAGGTAAAAGAATTGACTTGTTTATCAGAGTTTAGTTCTTTAATATATACTTGTAATGAGGTTGGGTCTTCATGTGACAAAATAAAAGATCAGTTGTTAGTAAGTAATACACTTTCAAATGACATTTCTAAGTCTTGTTCAACACAATTATTGCCTAAAATTTCTATTTCTAAATCTTATGTATCCTCTTCATCCGCTTCTTCATCCTCTTCTTCAGATTCAAGTGAAGGTAAAAAAGGTCGTAAAATATcagttataaataaagtaatcaaTAGTGATTCTTTTTTATCACCATATCAACAACCTTTCTGTGATGGGTCAGTAAGAAAAGTAGCAAAAAAGTCTAATCaatctttatataaatcaaaatatgaCTCATGTCAAGAGATTTTACGAAATAAAAGAGTTTCTGTAGATTCTGCTATTGAAACATCGTATCGTCCaaactttgtttattataatgAGCTCCCTAACGTTCCATAttctaaattaaatgttttagatTGGCAACAAGATATAGAAAATGATTATaactcatcatcatcatctgaAGACTCATCTAATAATGCAAGACACAGGAAGTGTTCAATTGTAGATCGGTATTTAAACCAATCAGCTATTAGTAATATGTTAAATGGCTCTTCAAAAAGAAAGCAATCAATTATGTCATCATTATGTTTAGAAAGTGAACGCGCAGATAATGAATCTGGATTTTTTGAACCAGCAGACTCAAAAACCGTATCAACCTCagaaatgcataaaaatttcaaaagtttaagtGATTTGGATGAttctgatgtttttttaaatcgaaCTCGTAATTCATCATTCACTAGTAGCATTAGTGATGAAACTGTTATAGAAAACAAAACTTCAAGGTCTAACTCACAAGAGGAATTTGATTGCTCTTCtagctttaaaaagtttatgccAAAACGCAGAAGTGGACTTTCTGGTATTTTATCTCTAGATGAACTATCAGAGCAAAAAATGCCTTTATCTCGAAAGATGAGCAAATCAATCAATGAATCAGAATCAGTTTTCACTCATAAAGAAAATTTCTATCAAAAATCTGAAGTTTCTAATAGAAGACCATCTACAATATTTatgaatttcaataaatttcagACCAGTGGTTTGGATGTTGTAGCTGATAAAGAGACTCAAGATATAATTTCAGACAGTGTAGAAACATTATCTACTTTCCATTCAGATTTATATCGACCAGTATCAAAGTACTCAAGCTTAGGATTTGATAAGTTAAAGTTTgatgaagaagaaaaagaagaaggtTCTGAAACTGATCAAGATtcatcttcaaaaaaattattttactataataatgaaaaaaatacaaatattgcCGATCATGTTCGAATACTTAAAGAAGTTGTTCTtgaaaaacatgaaaatgaagTTCTAGAAACTACATGTTCTCATGTTACAGTTGTTTCAGAGCCAGTTATTAAAAGTAggctgttcttttttttattctactgTTTTGTATTGTGACTAACACTTTGAAAAGGTTCTATTtgttatttgtataattttttttatagctttttgtcatgttttttatattaacgattataataaaaaatgagttgcattttaatttatttaagaatgGGATggagaagaaattttttttgaaaagaatttaaatcCGGACGAATCAAAATCTACAACATTCTCCACGatggtatttaatttattattactgaaagaattatgtttttatttaacaaaaatgtttgatatatatatatatatatatatatatatatatatatatatatatatatatatatatatatatatatatatttataaatatgtgtgCGTGTATGCATATTTTCCCTGTATCACTGTATATGCCCTCAGCAACTtcctatttcagtatgacatcatagtgttaatttatatttatgtgtgtgtgtatatatatatatatatatatatatatatatatatatatatatatatatatatatatatatatatatatatatatatatatatatatatatatatatatatatatattattttagtgctttaatttatatttctttaaattttgtataattaatttgtttctATTTAAAAGTTGGTAATTCTCCAGTTAAAcagcataaattaaaattattatttttctttttttgggcttattaaaattatgtctGAAACAACACACCAttccataaataaataaaaatagatcaaTGGAGGGCAAGGTTTAGGGTAATAAGGGTCATTATTGAGATCAGATTAAAGGTAATCACTGGTCCAAATAGGGTTAAAACATGGGCAAGGTTGTTCTAACTTGATAATTAACCCTAATCTTAACCCTAAATCTTAACCCAGAACCTGACCctcaaataaatgttatttttaatctgTGGAAGAGTGTGTCACATCAGACATATTTATTAGAGGTGTATTAACCCATGTTCAGACGTGTATGTGACAagcataaaaaagcaaataaatatttttattttataccgCTTAACTGAAGGATTGCCTAAAAGTTTACTAcaggtttttttaattggtgctttgctttattttttttgt
Encoded here:
- the LOC100197914 gene encoding uncharacterized protein LOC100197914 isoform X2; the protein is MNSTSKKSVHFLEPSPLIHRKICSYNEALSQTKQKHSQAQVSKKEILSSVNKQSLVQMFETIGDKKKMQFPNSRQNASINTCQIESQKKVPYCVQNNNINKINKQKSNFLNECISCELMSDTINKASRDVPKLNAQRDNEEHSLTSSELIKELPSQLEPTKSPSLTQESTNKLNIKQTQLLDSYVTGQSNEIDHNYQRSCLSTNDTLNQNEYFVNNKNVKTPLFFNKINENLKLSNNHIATNKNSIKSEDNQTVSLNTVKTKLVAPSLKSIERNLVTSSLDSVKKKIAPTLDFIKRNHKSSSFDSVKKYIDPALDSVKKKLDIKTSTDSNSLHLDNNKADLNTLYSTEYQVANEVELSPTVNKVEDNYVAHQQGVENTLPDDNDTQKLIDNKNEKECILPSRYSSFDNCERTILNKTVLEENFICDNKSKIINSTQLEKMSDNFIQDLNNNQVKELTCLSEFSSLIYTCNEVGSSCDKIKDQLLVSNTLSNDISKSCSTQLLPKISISKSYVSSSSASSSSSSDSSEGKKGRKISVINKVINSDSFLSPYQQPFCDGSVRKVAKKSNQSLYKSKYDSCQEILRNKRVSVDSAIETSYRPNFVYYNELPNVPYSKLNVLDWQQDIENDYNSSSSSEDSSNNARHRKCSIVDRYLNQSAISNMLNGSSKRKQSIMSSLCLESERADNESGFFEPADSKTVSTSEMHKNFKSLSDLDDSDVFLNRTRNSSFTSSISDETVIENKTSRSNSQEEFDCSSSFKKFMPKRRSGLSGILSLDELSEQKMPLSRKMSKSINESESVFTHKENFYQKSEVSNRRPSTIFMNFNKFQTSGLDVVADKETQDIISDSVETLSTFHSDLYRPVSKYSSLGFDKLKFDEEEKEEGSETDQDSSSKKLFYYNNEKNTNIADHVRILKEVVLEKHENEVLETTCSHVTVVSEPVIKKWDGEEIFFEKNLNPDESKSTTFSTMFGYFNFCLYNFICEEYTKEKWCEIVKKLELTKNQIWMFKKRNNRIFDDEVTDQVLKTASKVLNINFNLFLQKFGDYYFSFSLAKYGDLLKSIATSLCDFINNIDDIRRHIHKIEKIADEYPPSLYAALDKQGTLMMYYHSNRDQRCLDYFLIGFIKTAARVLYGMKTRISLYESRKSYNDYSVISIKAVTSLVNKKNTTLSLQFSTRPSDLFMEPFQMDSIFPFHMILDNNLNICQLGSSLNRLLERFIPTHGLNIKKYFRLLKPLISFSYESMKSNLNTVFILSSVNEISFDGFNNGIILKGQVTTLDTSDCLWFVGSPKVDLVSQLNGESNLYLSDIPIHDATREVLLVNERTNEQDNLKTQLEVLTNRLKETSKELALSKMNTENILDDIFPKDVAESLMRNLPVPAVTKEEVSILFTDIVGFTAICEKSDPADITDMLNNLYIGFDLLCEAYEVYKVETIGDAYMAVAGIHQKDVEHGRCTTAMGISMITRAKKVFAPTGNPVEIRVGIHSGPVVAGVVGTRMPRYCLFGNNVTFANKMESTSESGKLHISPVTYLEIKHYEEFVFFERPREVMPAMMQKKYQGNSYFVTQRRVSQFQPLPNGHGEKRRSFMMPIRRPSEVSFVNESEELDSRCPSPTESVLSDHDIFPEELRKQLVALELINGYQNGKYFKLPKIGAA